One genomic window of Bombus huntii isolate Logan2020A unplaced genomic scaffold, iyBomHunt1.1 ctg00000052.1, whole genome shotgun sequence includes the following:
- the LOC126875668 gene encoding uncharacterized protein LOC126875668 — protein sequence MAQAESISTLRRRRGVLARRLATIRRELDEYEASGKANRIFLASCRSSFDELWRRILEVQEELGVVDEGEDARVDSLSQEHRELDMRFRELFEQISATTPSTTTRGETCRKPEPTTVPEVRVPQFDGALENWTYFYDTFTSIVDLNEGLTNVQKFQHLRSSITGRAAQSIQSLELTEANYSIALDTLKDKFNCPLQICMRHWNLMRNYPEIKRETPEALEDLLETISVNLKALEHLKEPVTSNIAMIELIASKLPASSLRKWQRTLPRQKVPSYQHLIDFLKTRANGTQFLSKEKESKGSTHKHRSQRTTIPHGRTLATTSRTVVCPTCNGHHEIRHCKIFKAKSATKRFQIVKKASLCINCLGTGHSPTQCTSAQIKVLNKQAQPIRARALLDTGSSMNFMTDRLANSLGIRQRRCAIQIGALDNLSTTAKRYTTATITSTDGEYKKTLRFLVIPAISILVPSEPIDPSSLGLPRNIHLADPQFHCPAPIDVLLNTGSTFASLCIGQVNLAQPGEPELRLQKTRFGWVIGGSPTSQTAINTFHATTTALQEDLARFWEIDEGQATTHLSESERLCEEHFRNHVRRTKEGRYIVALPFNEKLSSLGSSKATAMSRLASLHRRFQRDKQYETAYSAVIQEYLDLGHMTKINTDHATDHGYYLPHHGVTKESSDTTKLRVVFDGSASSTTGVSLNDALHTGPKLQEDLRNILLRFRSFQYVLTGDIEKMYRQFLLRPEDRPYQKILWRADNGEIETYRLNTVTFGLSAAPYLAIRCLKQLAEDEGPRFPRAAQILRRDFYVDDALTGADTKDEALSIRNDLTRLLKLAGLNIRKWASNDRDLLRGLPEEDTKQKLHLGESSTLKTLGVFWDSADDTILYSVKTNSDTSRITKRSISSVIAQIYDPLGLLAPVIVRAKMILQQVWTLKVDWDESLPSDVHTAWIKYHTQLPLLNAVRFPRKTILESATKIELHGFCDASERAYGACVYVRTTDRKNNIWTRLLTARSKVAPLKSLSIPRLELSGALILTSLISSIQQALTTKISRIVYWTDSTIVLHWIRSSPHTLKTFVANRVAEIQTKTNISDWRHVPTDDNPADLISRGQTPKEFLCPSIWKNGPRWLLQSESYWPVWSPIPVVDLPEQKKTICLRTSVNDNTLLHRYSSWPRLIRIVARCLRWRHKQHRTAHLTTDELTAAHNRLIKILQSQHFAPEIRILQKNRSEDVGGKLQPLNPFLDEDGLLRVGGRLTNSAIPFSQKHPIILPKSPVTELIIEQEHRNNHHTGTQATLYAMRLRY from the exons ATGGCCCAAGCTGAATCCATCAGCACGTTACGGCGGAGACGAGGCGTCCTAGCCCGTCGACTTGCAACCATAAGGCGCGAACTCGATGAGTACGAAGCGTCTGGGAAGGCAAACAGAATCTTCCTAGCATCTTGCCGCAGCTCGTTCGATGAGCTTTGGAGGAGGATACTCGAGGTTCAAGAAGAGTTAGGTGTGGTAGATGAGGGGGAAGATGCGCGGGTAGATTCGTTATCGCAAGAGCATCGGGAGCTTGACATGCGGTTCCGAGAGCTCTTTGAGCAAATATCAGCAACAACCCCGTCGACTACAACAAGAGGTGAGACGTGCCGGAAACCAGAGCCGACCACCGTTCCAGAGGTCCGCGTGCCCCAATTCGACGGTGCCCTCGAGAATTGGACCTATTTCTACGACACGTTCACATCCATAGTGGACCTTAACGAAGGTTTGACGAATGTCCAAAAGTTCCAGCATCTACGCTCATCTATAACTGGACGGGCCGCACAGAGTATCCAGTCATTAGAACTCACAGAGGCCAACTATTCCATCGCGCTTGATACACTGAAGGACAAGTTCAATTGCCCCCTCCAAATCTGCATGCGCCATTGGAATCTGATGCGTAATTATCCGGAAATCAAAAGGGAAACTCCAGAGGCCCTAGAGGATTTGTTGGAAACCATCAGCGTAAATCTAAAGGCGCTCGAACATCTAAAGGAGCCCGTCACTTCAAACATAGCGATGATCGAATTGATCGCGTCGAAGTTGCCCGCGTCCAGCCTGCGTAAATGGCAACGCACACTGCCCCGCCAAAAGGTGCCATCCTATCAGCATCTGATAGACTTTCTCAAAACACGGGCGAACGGGACTCAATTCCTCTCTAAAGAGAAGGAATCAAAAGGGTCAACACACAAACACCGCAGTCAGCGAACAACCATACCGCATGGGCGAACCCTTGCTACAACCAGCAGAACGGTGGTGTGTCCGACCTGCAACGGACATCACGAGATCAGACACTGCAAAATATTCAAGGCCAAATCAGCGACCAAACGTTTTCAAATCGTGAAGAAGGCATCGTTGTGCATAAATTGCCTAGGCACAGGACATTCGCCGACACAGTGTACATCGG CACAGATCAAGGTTTTGAACAAACAGGCACAACCAATCCGAGCCCGAGCCTTACTCGACACTGGGTCGAGCATGAACTTCATGACCGACAGGCTCGCGAACTCCCTCGGTATAAGGCAAAGGAGATGTGCGATCCAGATCGGAGCCCTCGACAATTTGAGCACCACGGCAAAACGTTACACCACGGCCACCATCACGTCGACGGACGGCGAGTACAAGAAGACATTGAGATTTCTTGTTATCCCGGCCATATCGATCCTCGTACCAAGCGAGCCCATCGATCCCTCGAGTCTGGGATTACCCAGAAATATTCATCTAGCCGATCCACAATTCCATTGCCCAGCCCCGATCGATGTTTTACTTAATACCGGATCAACATTCGCGTCGCTGTGCATCGGGCAGGTCAATCTGGCACAACCAGGCGAACCTGAACTACGTCTACAAAAAACACGCTTCGGCTGGGTAATCGGGGGGAGTCCCACGTCCCAAACCGCGATAAATACGTTCCACGCAACCACAACGGCTCTGCAAGAGGACCTCGCACGGTTTTGGGAGATCGACGAGGGACAGGCCACTACTCATCTTTCGGAATCGGAACGACTATGTGAAGAACATTTCCGAAACCATGTCCGACGAACCAAGGAAGGCAGATACATCGTTGCATTACCGTTCAACGAAAAGCTTTCCTCACTAGGGTCATCGAAGGCCACTGCAATGAGCAGGCTCGCCTCTCTTCATCGCCGATTCCAACGCGACAAACAATATGAAACCGCGTATAGTGCTGTGAttcaagaatatttagacTTGGGTCACATGACAAAGATCAAcacggatcacgccaccgacCACGGATATTATTTACCACATCACGGCGTGACCAAGGAATCGAGCGACACCACCAAGCTACGGGTTGTGTTCGACGGCTCAGCTTCAAGTACCACGGGAGTGTCTCTAAACGACGCCCTTCATACGGGTCCGAAATTACAAGAAGACCTGAGGAACATCCTATTGAGATTCCGGTCATTTCAATATGTCCTTaccggcgacatcgagaagaTGTACCGCCAATTCCTCCTACGTCCAGAAGATCGTCCCTACCAAAAGATTCTGTGGCGTGCCGACAACGGAGAGATCGAAACTTACCGACTCAACACCGTAACGTTCGGTCTATCCGCAGCCCCGTATCTGGCCATCCGATGTCTCAAACAGTTGGCAGAGGACGAGGGACCTCGATTTCCGAGAGCAGCGCAGATCCTACGGCGAGACTTCTATGTCGACGATGCGTTGACCGGAGCCGATACGAAGGACGAAGCCCTATCAATCAGGAATGATCTCACGAGATTACTTAAGCTAGCCGGTCTAAATATCCGCAAATGGGCCTCAAACGATCGGGATCTGCTGAGAGGGCTACCTGAGGAAGACACCAAGCAGAAATTACATCTCGGTGAGTCATCCACGTTAAAAACACTCGGCGTCTTTTGGGATTCAGCCGACGATACCATACTATATTCGGTCAAGACGAACAGTGACACTTCCCGAATCACAAAGCGATCAATCAGCTCAGTCATCGCACAAATATATGATCCACTAGGATTGCTCGCGCCGGTAATCGTTCGAgcaaaaatgattttgcaaCAAGTCTGGACATTGAAGGTAGATTGGGACGAATCCCTTCCGTCAGACGTACACACAGCATGGATCAAATACCACACCCAATTGCCGTTGTTAAATGCGGTAAGGTTCCCTCGGAAGACCATCCTAGAATCCGCAACGAAAATTGAGCTCCACGGATTCTGTGACGCTAGCGAAAGGGCATATGGGGCGTGCGTCTACGTGCGGACGACTGACCGAAAGAACAATATTTGGACTCGACTCCTCACGGCGCGGTCGAAGGTAGCGCCGCTCAAATCGCTCTCCATACCACGTCTCGAATTAAGTGGGGCACTTATTTTGACGTCCTTGATTTCGTCAATACAACAGGCCCTGACGACCAAGATATCGCGGATAGTCTACTGGACTGACTCCACCATCGTACTCCATTGGATCAGGTCTTCGCCGCACACCTTGAAAACATTTGTGGCGAATCGAGTCGCTGAGATACAGACCAAGACCAATATCTCCGACTGGCGTCATGTGCCTACCGACGATAATCCAGCCGATCTCATCTCCCGAGGCCAGACGCCCAAGGAATTCCTATGTCCGTCCATTTGGAAAAACGGGCCAAGGTGGCTCCTGCAAAGCGAAAGCTATTGGCCGGTTTGGAGCCCGATACCGGTAGTCGACCTCCCGGAGCAAAAGAAGACGATCTGTCTGAGGACGAGTGTTAACGACAACACTCTCCTCCATCGCTACTCGTCTTGGCCAAGACTAATAAGAATCGTCGCCCGGTGTCTTCGATGGAGACATAAGCAACACCGAACTGCCCATCTCACCACAGACGAACTGACCGCAGCGCACAACAGGCtaataaaaatcttacaaTCCCAGCATTTCGCGCCTGAAATTCGGATCCTCCAAAAAAATCGAAGCGAGGACGTTGGAGGGAAACTACAGCCATTAAACCCCTTCCTCGACGAAGATGGGCTACTCCGGGTAGGAGGGCGACTAACCAACTCCGCCATACCCTTCAGCCAAAAACACCCGATCATCCTACCGAAATCCCCGGTGACAGAGCTAATTATAGAACAAGAGCACCGGAACAATCATCACACAGGGACCCAAGCTACCCTATACGCGATGAGACTGCGCTATTGA
- the LOC126875669 gene encoding uncharacterized protein LOC126875669 gives MGDLPEARITESRPFRNVGIDYCGPFYIKERRDRNRRKIKTYAAIFVCLATKAVHIELVSDLTTDAFLAALRRFISRRGYCATILTDNGTNFVGANRELQELRTLLQSDDHQDREAAVKSFKRHLIRVVGTELLTFEHLNTLVIEIEAILNSRPLTPISSDPKDPPVLTPGHFLIGDTLTSLRERDFRTVPSGRLSSWQRIHQIKQHFWSRWYREYLNELTRRSKWDKGKHNIHEGTVVILREDNVPSMQWPLGRVIKVHPGADGIIRTATVQTATSILDRGVKRLVPLPIHPDPDEAERPHGAKEVTNDTPDSTARI, from the exons ATGGGTGATTTGCCAGAGGCGCGTATTACCGAATCGCGGCCGTTCAGGAACGTCGGAATCGACTACTGCGGCCCATTCTACATCAAGGAGAGGAGGGACCGCAACCGACGTAAAATCAAGACGTACGCCGCCATATTCGTTTGTCTGGCGACAAAGGCGGTCCACATAGAGTTAGTCAGCGACCTAACCACCGACGCCTTCTTGGCCGCGCTACGCCGTTTCATCTCGCGGCGAGGATACTGCGCAACGATCCTCACCGACAACGGCACCAATTTCGTCGGGGCTAATCGGGAGCTGCAAGAACTCCGGACCCTATTGCAGTCCGACGACCACCAGGATAGG GAAGCCGCAGTTAAATCGTTCAAACGCCATCTCATCCGCGTGGTCGGCACGGAGCTCCTGACCTTTGAACACCTCAACACCCTTGTGATCGAAATTGAGGCCATTCTCAATTCACGCCCACTGACTCCCATCTCATCCGATCCGAAAGATCCCCCTGTCCTCACTCCCGGTCATTTTCTAATCGGTGATACCCTAACCAGTTTACGGGAGCGTGATTTCAGGACAGTTCCATCAGGACGGCTATCCAGTTGGCAGCGCATTCACCAGATTAAGCAGCACTTCTGGAGCCGATGGTATCGAGAATACCTAAACGAGTTAACCCGCCGCAGCAAATGGGACAAGGGCAAACACAACATTCATGAAGGCACCGTAGTAATCCTCAGGGAGGACAACGTGCCCTCTATGCAGTGGCCTTTGGGCCGCGTAATCAAGGTCCATCCAGGAGCCGACGGAATCATCCGGACCGCTACCGTGCAGACGGCAACAAGCATCCTGGACCGCGGCGTCAAAAGACTGGTCCCCTTACCCATCCACCCAGATCCAGACGAGGCCGAACGCCCACACGGAGCGAAGGAGGTCACCAACGACACACCAGACTCCACAGCCAGAATTTGA